One Pecten maximus chromosome 7, xPecMax1.1, whole genome shotgun sequence genomic window carries:
- the LOC117331015 gene encoding cingulin-like: protein MSDQLRDQTDVKITTSIMQKNWSLLKQIRAKDVIDPMIEQSLISIEDSRSILKKETELQQAEALLYLVFSKPQQHKLDAFVTILDKNGYDFVVQQLIKDQADYASKPRTSRQLSEDAQSDSGKTSPRQIGAALMAEMQQQQIETIRQEFQLLNQRQSAELANQTRELKEHHERIVKSEFAQLRQTEEQKKRNEEQIHKLETQLKALQKKLDQERTKMKENTTKSNAAIKELEKERDDLKQTLTKVKHENLYLRNLVQEARGSQREVNRLDGSAGNKKR, encoded by the exons ATGTCAGATCAACTGAGAGACCAAACGGATGTCAAGATAACAACCTCCATCATGCAAAAGAACTGGTCATTATTGAAGCAGATACGAGCTAAAGATGTCATTGACCCGATGATAGAGCAGTCCCTCATAAGCATTGAAGACAGCAGAAGTATCCTTAAGAAGGAAACAGAACTCCAGCAAGCAGAAGCTCTCCTATATTTAGTTTTTAGTAAACCACAACAACATAAATTGGATGCTTTTGTTACCATTCTTGATAAAAATGGATACGATTTTGTAGTTCAACAACTCATAAAAG ATCAAGCTGATTATGCTTCCAAA CCAAGAACTTCTAGGCAATTGAGTGAGGATGCTCAATCCGATAGCGGGAAAACTTCTCCGCGACAAATTGGCGCCGCACTGATGGCTGAAATGCAACAGCAACAAATAGAAACTATCCGACAAGAATTCCAATTATTAAACCAGCGTCAATCAGCGGAATTAGCCAATCAGACACGAGAGTTAAAGGAGCATCATGAAAGGATCGTAAAATCAGAATTTGCTCAACTGAGGCAAACCGAGGAACAGAAAAAAAGGAATGAGGAACAAATACATAAACTTGAAACCCAGTTGAAAGCCTTGCAGAAGAAGCTAGACCAAGAACGCACTAAAATGAAAGAGAACACGACAAAATCCAATGCGGCAATTAAAGAATTGGAAAAGGAAAGAGATGATTTAAAACAAACCTTGACAAAAGTGAAACATGAAAACCTCTATCTTCGAAATCTTGTCCAGGAAGCCAGAGGTAGCCAAAGAGAGGttaacag actGGATGGATCAGCAGGGAATAAGAAGCGGTAA
- the LOC117330994 gene encoding golgin subfamily A member 8S-like: MSSQLKAQTDIKITTSAMQRNWKLLKQIHVNDILDTMIEESLITIDASRNVLGKETESQQAEALLYLVFRKSQPYLDAFMAILAGNGYDFIVQKLQEDQAAEASNLLDSTLDDRRPKTSGHPLRRSDSGPFSVQRQLSDAVQSDKENSTRKQIIDELKNELQQQQMELMQKQFELFKQHQSEVTGRQTLELRKHNTDIIKAEFSKLKQSEDQQKENEAKIERLETQLKALQSKLEQERTKTKKETKNLNDKIIELQRQRDELKVELTRAKREYTDSLKKVKQENLYLRNQIRHDKSSQNRDNSNQKIIKNPFTTPLNPKLAQALEDVRNRRR; this comes from the exons ATGTCGAGTCAGCTGAAAGCTCAGACGGATATCAAAATTACAACGTCCGCCATGCAGAGGAACTGGAAGTTGTTGAAACAGATTCACGTGAATGACATCCTTGACACGATGATAGAAGAATCTCTGATAACCATTGATGCCAGCAGAAATGTATTAGGGAAGGAAACAGAGAGCCAGCAAGCGGAAGCACTCCTTTATCTAGTATTTCGTAAATCACAGCCTTACCTGGACGCTTTTATGGCGATTCTTGCTGGCAATGGATACGATTTTATCGTCCAAAAACTTCAGGAAG ATCAGGCTGCTGAAGCTTCAAAC TTATTGGATTCAACATTGGATGACCGTCGACCTAAAACATCCGGGCATCCATTGCGAAGGAGTGATAGTGGGCCTTTTTCTGTCCAACGACAGCTTAGTGATGCCGTTCAATCCGACAAAGAAAACTCTACCAGAAAACAAATCATAGACGAATTGAAAAATGAactgcaacaacaacaaatggaATTGATGCAAAAACAATTCGAATTATTTAAACAGCATCAGTCAGAGGTGACAGGAAGGCAAACGCTGGAATTGCGAAAGCacaatacagatatcattaAAGCAGAGTTTTCTAAACTGAAACAAAGCGAAGATCAGCAGAAGGAAAACGAAGCCAAAATAGAAAGGTTGGAAACACAGCTTAAAGCCTTACAGAGCAAGCTTGAACAGGAACGCactaaaacaaagaaagaaacaaaaaacttgAATGATAAAATCATAGAGCTTCAAAGGCAGAGAGATGAATTGAAAGTGGAGTTAACACGGGCAAAAAGAGAATACACCGACTCACTGAAAAAAGTCAAACAAGAGAATTTGTATCTTCGAAACCAAATAAGGCATGACAAAAGTAGCCAAAACCGAGATAACAG TAATCAGAAGATAATAAAAAATCC ATTCACCACCCCTTTGAACCCAAA GTTGGCCCAAGCACTGGAGGATGTACGAAATAGGAGAAGGTGA